The following coding sequences lie in one Crassostrea angulata isolate pt1a10 chromosome 10, ASM2561291v2, whole genome shotgun sequence genomic window:
- the LOC128167488 gene encoding uncharacterized protein LOC128167488, translated as MERNDNDGTKESATSSKLQAVRDVFRRAHTYLLVKLGRPVSAAGDGNRTVSPKQSGNRRLPSNQEIQEAAHDYNYPDLTLLQRDVNLPPAPDISTLPKKNMKRKQALRNVNKLNYPVGKRSFSVPGTSERRHDVPITRTNVSMKARLFERKDSDSGSDEYLYPKASPKHTQKRFIPPSSKPPLVNKPFHIRVVPENGTKAEINANHVGNARSFLASNLPPSSKFSNTSPRPWKPPSQQKIANINTPPEYVDMENSEVISLNPGKEKSFETPKIKPVGKVVGEKVPISREPSVKQFPSDKLFNQLSVVELVDCLRKCGLAEMANVCQSEKLDGSFISQLSAEELQELNLSPIQIMKLSKVKSGWRPKTSQFS; from the exons ATGGAGAGAAATGATAATGATGGTACCAAAGAAAGTGCAACATCGTCCAag CTCCAAGCGGTCCGCGATGTCTTCAGAAGAGCCCATACATATCTCTTGGTGAAGCTAGGTCGCCCTGTCTCTGCAGCTGGAGACGGAAATAGAACCGTAAGTCCCAAACAATCCGGTAACAGAAGACTCCCGTCGAATCAAGAAATACAAGAGGCTGCACACGATTATAATTATCCGGACCTTACACTACTTCAGAGAGATGTCAATCTTCCTCCGGCTCCAGACATAAGTACGCTtcccaaaaaaaatatgaaaagaaagCAGGCCCTGCGAAATGTGAACAAACTGAACTATCCGGTGGGAAAGAGATCTTTTAGTGTTCCTGGAACTAGTGAAAGGAGACACGATGTTCCGATAACAAGAACAAATGTCTCAATGAAGGCAAGATTATTTGAGCGAAAGGATAGCGACAGCGGATCGGACGAGTACTTGTATCCAAAAGCGTCGCCAAAACATACTCAGAAACGTTTTATCCCGCCAAGTTCAAAACCGCCGTTAGTAAACAAGCCATTCCATATTAGAGTAGTGCCAGAAAACGGCACTAAAGCCGAAATTAACGCGAACCATGTCGGCAACGCACGCAGTTTCCTTGCGTCAAACCTGCCACCGTCTTCGAAGTTTTCAAACACATCGCCGCGACCTTGGAAGCCCCCATCCCAGCAAAAAATAGCCAACATCAATACTCCCCCAGAATATGTAGATATGGAGAATTCGGAGGTCATTTCTTTGAATCCAGGAAAAGAAAAATCGTTTGAAACTCCCAAAATCAAACCGGTGGGTAAAGTGGTGGGGGAAAAAGTACCGATATCACGGGAACCGTCGGTAAAACAATTTCCTTCTGACAAACTCTTCAATCAGTTGAGTGTGGTAGAACTTGTGGACTGTCTCCGGAAATGTGGACTGGCGGAAATGGCCAATGTCTGTCAGTCGGAGAAGCTGGACGGGTCTTTTATCAGTCAGCTTTCTGCGGAGGAGTTACAAGAACTCAATTTGTCGCCAATACAAATCATGAAGCTTAGCAAGGTCAAAAGTGGTTGGAGACCAAAAACTTCACAGTTTTCGTAG